The Gemmatimonadaceae bacterium nucleotide sequence CTGGCGGTGAATCACGTGGGCCGCATCGCGTTCTCGTTCCACGATCGCACCGATATCGAGCCCATCCACTACGTGTTCGAGCACGGGTGGATCTTCGGGCGCACCGCCGAGGGCAGCAAGCTGACCACGATCGGCCACCAACCCTACGTGGCGTTCGAGGTGGACGAGGTGCACGCCGTGTTCGACTGGCGCAGCGTCGTGGCCCACGGCACCGTGTACGTGCTGAGCCCCGAGGGCGGCCAGGTGGACGCGGCCGAGTACGACCGTGCGGTGGGGTTGCTGCGGCGCTTCCTTCCCACCACGCTCAAGGCCGGCGACCCCACGCCCTTCCGCACCGTGCTGTTCGGCGTTCACGTGGACGAATTGGCGGGGCGGGAGGCCCGGCAGGCCAAGCGCCCCCGGACGCCGAAGGCGGCGGCCAAGTAGGGCGGTCGGGCGGGCAACGGCGAATCCAGCGGGTCGGGCGCGAGCCACTACCATTTGCGCAGGGCCCCGGTCATCTTGAAACATCCGCGCGAGCCGTTCGCGTCCTGCCCCTTCCCCGCATTCCCGACGCTCATGCCGAAGTCCAAGTCGTCCGCGGTCGCCGCCGCGCCGGCGTCAGATCCCCCGAGTTCTCCCGAAGCTCTGGCCGACGCGCTCTGCCGCTCGGCGGCCGAATGCTGCCGGCAGCACGATCGGGTGGCGCGCATCGTCGAACGGTCCGAGGTGGAGACCGAGTTGGCCTTCGCGCAGCAGTTCTGCGAACTGCTCCACACCGGCTTGGCCAAGCTGCTCGATACGTACGAGAAGGCCGTGGCGCATGAGGGGGCCCATGGCGACGAGCCCTGGCGTCAGCGGGCCAACGCCCTCCGGTTGGCCAGCCGCGACTACCTGCGCCGCCACAACGCGTGCGATCAGGCGGCCCGCAAGCTGCAGCGGCACGATTCGCAGCTTCTGGCGGCGCTGGCCATGGAATTCGAGTTCGAGGCGTCGGCGCTGCTCGCGCTGCGGCACGCCACCGAAGCGTACCGCAAGCTGCGGCCCGACACCGTCTGAGTCACATGTCGTTTCACCCTGGTGGTCATGACCAAACGCAATCCGGCAACGCGCCAGCCGAACCCGTGGTTCCGGCTGCGCCGCTCACGCATTCAGGGCCTCGGCGCCTTCGCGACCGTGGACATTCCCAAGGGCACCCGCATCATCGAGTACACGGGTGAGAAGATCACCGATGCCGAAGCGGATCGCCGCTACCCGGACGACGACCGGGAGGCGCGCCAC carries:
- a CDS encoding pyridoxamine 5'-phosphate oxidase family protein, translating into MTEPVFRELTHDECEALLAVNHVGRIAFSFHDRTDIEPIHYVFEHGWIFGRTAEGSKLTTIGHQPYVAFEVDEVHAVFDWRSVVAHGTVYVLSPEGGQVDAAEYDRAVGLLRRFLPTTLKAGDPTPFRTVLFGVHVDELAGREARQAKRPRTPKAAAK